A stretch of DNA from Corvus cornix cornix isolate S_Up_H32 chromosome 13, ASM73873v5, whole genome shotgun sequence:
CCCTCTTCCTGCTCAACCTGGCCGCGGCTGACCTGCTCTTTGTCCTCCTGCTGCCCTTCAAGATCTCCTACCACCTCCTGGGCAACCACTGGCTCTTTGGGGACTACCTGTGCCGCACCATGGTGGCCTTCTTCTACGGGAACATGTACAgctccatcctcttcctcacctGCATCGGCCTGGAGCGCTACATCTCCGTGGCACACCCGTTCCTGTGGAAGGGCTCCAGCTGGACAAGCGGCAAGGTGGGCATCTGTGTGGGCATCTggctgctggtggggctgggcaTGAGCCCTCTGCTTCTGCGCTCGCACACACACGATATCTCGAGCCTGAACATCACGACGTGCCACGACGTGCTGGGAAAGGAAACCCAAAAGTTCTTTGGCTACTATTTCCTGTCCCTGGTGGGGCTGGGCTTTGGGCTGCCCTTCGTGCTCATGGCCATCTCCTACAGCTGCATCCTGGCGCGGCTGCTGGCCAAGGGAGGGAGCCACGGGCAGGTGGTGCGTCTCCTGGCCCTGGTCCTCCTGGTCTTCATCCTCTGCTTCACGCCCAGCAACGTGCTGCTCTTCATCCACCACCTGCTGGAGCCCACGGGGTGCAACAACGGCACCTACGTCTCCTACGCCCTGGCCCTGGTGCTCAGCGCCTGCAACAACTGCTTCGATCCCTTAATCTACTTCTATGTCTCCCGGGATTTTCGGGGCTGGGTCCAGGATGCTGGAGGCCGCTGCCTGCGGGGGCTCGAGGCCTCGTCGGGGAGGTCCACGGAGAAGACGGCCCTGCCCCTGAGGtccagcaggcagagccaggactGCCAGGCTGTGTCCCCCTGCCCCGGGGAGGGGAGAGCCTGAAGCGTGCCCACCACAAAGGGCTGGCAATAGACTTGGGCAGAAAATCCCACCTGGATCTGAGGTTCATGAGGATTTTGCCTCAGTTTTGCTCCTCTGATGACACCAGTGCGCTCCAATCCCTTGTGTCCCCCAGCTGGCTGCCTGGCACCCTGATTCCCCCACCTGCCAGAGCCTGGCACCCCTCGCCACCCCTCCTGCAGTGGTCAAGCCCTCCAGGGTACAAATAAACCTTTATTTCTCCCTGCTGGTGGCAGGAATATGTACAAACATCCTCACCGAGGAGGGGCCGCCCTCCATCGCCAGGACCACGCTCCAGGCAcacacagccagccctgctcctgctgctccccctttccccccaaaATATGCCATGGTGGATGCGAGAAGGGAAGGGGGGATGGCTCGGGTGTCCTTGCCCTGCGGGCCCGGTGCTGGAGAGGGGACACGCTGTGTTCCCCCGTGCTGGCGGGCACCCCATGCCCCCTGCCTGGCACGGCACCGTGCTGCCCAAGCACGCAGGCAccacatttctgcttttcttgcgTCCCTCTGCGCTGGGCTCGATGGCAGATGTGCCACCCACGAGCAAGAGCACATGTGGcaacagccccagccctcccacGAGGGGGTACCCCGGCCCAACATCCTGGTCCCCACTTGTCCCTTTGGTTCccaatcccagcctggctccgggatgaggaggaggaggaggagggtgagggTTCCATGATGTGGGAGTGTGGGGTACCCATCATCGCTGCCACCGGGCACGACTTGACCCCCAGGTCGGTGGCCACCCCTTTGGCACAGCGGGTCACGTCACCGGCTCGCCTGGCCCCGGGGGTTGGCCATCACTCTTCCTGAGGATGACGCTGCTGAGCTCCTGGATGAGTTTGTCACTGATGGGTGAGGGAGGCTGCAAGCTCCTCTtcctgggcagctccagggaggtCTCTGCCGTGGGACTGCTCCCCGGTGtggctgcctgctcccagtccctgcccagcaccagggAAGGCTCCATGTTCCTCTCCAGAGAGGACGTTTTGGTGGGTCTGAGCCCCGGGCTTGGAGCTTTGTTGCTCTCCAGGTTCAAGCCCCTTTCGAGGGACATGGCTTTGGTGACAGAGGGACCCGTCACCCTGTGGGCCGGGCTGGCGGGCAGCGAGGAGCGCAGGGCGGTGGCTGGGGGCTGCTCGGGGAACGGGGATGGCTTCTTGGACCTGTCCACGGGGGGCACggccaccagctctgccagcagcccctgccccaggtCCAGCGCCGCCAGCTCAGGGAAGTTCCCCACCTCCTCGTAGACAGGATCAGCGTctgcctccttctcctgctgctcctccagggaaTCCTGGTGGATCTTCATGGGCTGGGGAGGGTAGGGGGTCAGGGTGAGGGATGCTGtccacacagctcagctgtacccctccatcccccctcaccctgccctccctgtgctgcccgGGGGTCCTTGTCCCTCACCGTGGCGCCGATACCTGCAGGGGACCCACCCTCCACCAGGTGCCTGGGCTCAGGCACTGCTGACCTTTCTTCCCCATTGCTGAGGAAGGGGGAGTGTTTTGGTCCCTGCCTGGGCATGGTCCATGccaccagcccagcacccccTGGCAGAGGGTTCTGGGGTGGCACGGGCAGGTGGGTGCCATGCAGAACACAAAGCCAGGTGAGATGAGGTCCAGCCAGGACTTTGTGGAAATAACCTGGTGACAAGGCACACTTGAACCCGTTCCCTCACATTTCATCCACTGATCGCCTACGGGCACCATGTGCCCAGCGGGAGAGGCTCTGGGAACTGGGCTGGACTGGTGTGGTCCTGTTTGCCCACACTGGGACCGTGCAGGGACCCACATCCCCAGGtagaaaacacacagagcagtgggCACCCCCTCGTCGGCCACACAACGTGGGCACATCTCCGAGTGCCCGTGGGGTGCCGCAGTGAGCCCTGGCACAGCGCAAAGCCAGCAGCGGATGCTCCACGTGTGCAGGTACTTACAAAGAACATGGACAAAGTCCTTCGCGTGTGCAGGCGGCGCTAGAAACAGAGGAGACGGACGGGGTGAGCACGGAGAGCGTGGAGCAGGGCCACGGGggcctgggcaggcaggggaggggcaggggggtGCAGGAGCCAGCAGGCACAGAGAGCTGGACATGGACATGGGCACGGACATGGGCACGAGCAtggcacacagcacacacaTCAATGCACCAGCCTCTCCAGCCCGGGGTGGGCACAGGGTCTTGGGATGGGTACAAGGAGCACCTGTGGGCAGGGGGAGCGGCAGGGACTTTACCAGGGTCTGGTTGGCAGAGAGCATGGTGGCATCAGTGCTGTCCCCGTGCAGGGGCACCAGCGGCATCGTCCCGAATTTCTGCTTGGCGAGGTCGGAGGAGGAGCGTCGGCGCAGCACCACGGGGCGCAGGTCGTCGTGCTGtgcacagggacagggtggggatgggggTCATGCCCTGCCAGCcttgccccagccctgcccggctAGGTGGCACAACCAGCCTGCACCCACCTGAGCCTTGAGGATGCTGGTGGTCCAgtcccacagctcagcctgcCCCGAGCACACCAGGTACCTGCAGAGGAAACAGCGGAGAAGCTGCCAGGGAGTGGGGACAGTGGGGGCCATGTCCCCTTGTCACCTTGCCTGTGAGCCTGGGGCTCTCAGGTTCATCTACACCCCATGGGGCTGCACCTCTGGAAATCTCTGCATGCCCAAATTGCTGCTTTAGGGCAAGGTGAGAGCTTTTTAGGCACCCAGTATCACCCAGGGGGGCTGGtgtgggtggggagggaggcagggaggctGTGTGCCAGGGACACGGGTGGCCCCTGGAGCCCGGCTGCCACCTTGTGCCAGGGTCAGTGTGGCCCCACCCCTCTGCCTCTCAagtgtcccagctctgccctgacCCCCGGGCCCTGTAGCACTGCCCCTGTCCCAGTCCCGCTGAGATTTGGGACAGATCTCGACCTCCCGCAGACCCAGGACAGCAGGGGGAAGGtactcacagctgctgcttgtcCAGGGTCAGTGTGAAACCCCACCTGGAAAGGAACACAAGGCTGTGGGGCAGCGCTGCCAAGCTCAGACACAGCCTGGGGACTGtggggcagtggggcaggggctgagctcgCCCCGTGGGCACAGGCTTTGGGTTCAGGTGGAGCCTGGTGCGCTGCAGCAGCCGGGTTTgggtgccaggagcagggactgAGGGATTCCTGCCCCAGTGTCACAGCTGGGAAGGTCCCACTTACTGAGCTGGTGGCTTCAGCTTCTTCCTAATTCCCATGTAAACCTTGGCTGCGTCCAGGGGCCACTCACGCTCCGGCTTGGCACTCTGGGAAAGGAGATCCAGCGGGTCAGCCCAGCTTGGTGCCAGCCTCCCTGCCAGGAGGACAGCCAGGActgtgccactgctgtccccaggctcctcctccctgcctctcctcccaccctcGGGGCTCGGGTCCATCCCACAGCATCCCCCGGGTACCCTCTTCTccttgagcagcagcagcctctggtcCCGGATGACGAAGTAACGCTCCTGGAACTTGTTCCCCAGCAGCTTGGGGGGCTCCTCGCGGCATTTCAGCAGCCCACACTTGGGGGTCTCACGCTTGGCACCTGCCCAGTGTGGGGAGATGAGGGTCAGCGGGGCTGGCAGGGTGGGATCGCAGGGGGATCCCACTCTGggtcctggggctgtgccccTGATGGCCGCAGGGTGGTGAACAGGGCAAGGGGAAGTTCAGGCAGAGCTGTCCCCCTCTGGGGACATCC
This window harbors:
- the LOC104696074 gene encoding proteinase-activated receptor 3-like; amino-acid sequence: MSRLLLSPGSAAACVTLLLGCAWFGSATQPSPVPVRGRALLRLTPQEKNQCSEASEEDFLSGTLSTRLLPALYSVVLLVGLPANALACWVLATNFRRCSCALFLLNLAAADLLFVLLLPFKISYHLLGNHWLFGDYLCRTMVAFFYGNMYSSILFLTCIGLERYISVAHPFLWKGSSWTSGKVGICVGIWLLVGLGMSPLLLRSHTHDISSLNITTCHDVLGKETQKFFGYYFLSLVGLGFGLPFVLMAISYSCILARLLAKGGSHGQVVRLLALVLLVFILCFTPSNVLLFIHHLLEPTGCNNGTYVSYALALVLSACNNCFDPLIYFYVSRDFRGWVQDAGGRCLRGLEASSGRSTEKTALPLRSSRQSQDCQAVSPCPGEGRA